The Cystobacter fuscus DSM 2262 genome contains a region encoding:
- a CDS encoding type VI immunity family protein encodes MASHYPRLRLRGTASDRWKLYDGEPPRPPRELLAREVIRIAFYMPYEHPELALGVSHAIDSYMRAVGQGPKTINYVHLSHDEGSRLTAERWSWVHRILQATKRWSFPADYEAPYRREIEKRGFERGLLFTGGDNSRNGYQLEYQARIPWRPEPQETISSLLTATLPIEYLEEHGPARVRGLALDMASKLMFASGHAGLALHLYQNLRVKDVGFRSEVMRHPGIDLRPAWFNERWVGLRVDGVHWLNFLGPPVLTQLGGATALRSRLHSSGTTLVELAEDRVVVSLGERPEAGDLTTGETLPAYREFARVMEPWFEPLFLPRTTVSVDPPRYTTLRVTEDEARLWWRRFLD; translated from the coding sequence ATGGCCAGCCACTATCCGCGCCTTCGTCTTCGTGGCACGGCTTCGGACCGCTGGAAGCTCTACGACGGGGAGCCTCCACGTCCGCCAAGAGAGTTGCTCGCGCGCGAAGTCATCCGTATCGCGTTCTACATGCCGTACGAACACCCTGAACTCGCTTTGGGGGTAAGCCACGCCATTGATAGCTATATGCGCGCGGTAGGACAGGGGCCCAAGACCATCAACTACGTTCATTTATCTCATGATGAAGGATCCCGCTTGACCGCAGAGCGATGGAGTTGGGTGCACCGCATTCTCCAGGCGACGAAGCGATGGTCCTTCCCTGCCGATTATGAAGCCCCATATCGAAGGGAGATTGAGAAGCGAGGCTTCGAGAGGGGTCTACTATTCACTGGAGGCGACAACAGCCGGAACGGCTACCAACTCGAGTACCAGGCTCGCATTCCGTGGCGACCTGAGCCCCAGGAGACGATTTCGAGCCTGCTCACCGCGACGCTTCCCATTGAGTACCTCGAAGAACACGGGCCAGCGCGTGTGCGCGGGTTGGCGCTCGACATGGCCTCCAAGCTGATGTTCGCCTCCGGGCACGCGGGACTGGCCCTTCACCTCTACCAGAACCTCCGGGTCAAGGATGTCGGCTTTCGCTCCGAGGTCATGCGCCATCCCGGCATCGATCTCCGGCCCGCCTGGTTCAATGAGCGGTGGGTGGGCCTCCGGGTGGATGGAGTCCATTGGCTCAACTTCCTCGGACCGCCTGTTCTCACGCAACTCGGTGGCGCGACGGCCCTCCGTTCCCGGCTGCACTCATCCGGAACAACCCTGGTGGAACTCGCCGAGGATCGCGTCGTTGTCTCTCTTGGGGAGCGGCCGGAGGCCGGAGACCTCACCACCGGCGAGACCCTTCCCGCGTACCGTGAGTTCGCCCGGGTGATGGAACCCTGGTTCGAGCCACTGTTCCTGCCGCGAACCACGGTGTCCGTTGATCCGCCCCGGTACACCACGCTTCGTGTCACCGAGGACGAGGCCCGGCTCTGGTGGAGACGATTCCTCGACTAA
- a CDS encoding serine/threonine-protein kinase → MVACPPSRQRFRRRTMLLQTKSSFQGSSRFELRRPLGSGAFGSVYEVWDSHYNTVVALKLLHETRPSAVFRFKHEFRLLANLVHPNLVTLYELHSEGDQWFFTMEYIEGRHFNAYVSNTSDARANISNPLLLSLKPEVTALSEAPTETQQRLSASSSDETVSLVQPAAVASSSSSSAQQEPRSEPGTFTGDPERLRSVFFHLVQGVHTLHTQGIVHRDLKPSNVIVTSSGRVVVLDFGLAKELAPAPLDTTPEELAGSPPYMAPEQWSGEQASPASDWYSLGVMLFEALVGRRPFQGQVHERLAQQRVGASRPSTLLQGIPPDLDELCVRLLDPDPSRRPGHAELVAILQPQGGDTQPGVRATYSGQELIGREAELKLLTEAFQRTEAGTLSLVKLEGEPGIGKSTLLRHFTHSLHARGAVVLFGRCYERESVPYKALDDLMDSLGRYLLQLPREQARELIPPRMHELTRLFPVLVLSAELQPETPPAAPPAEPFQARQLAVSVLQELLLRISQHARVVLCLDDLQWGDVDSARFLAELLSPPGAPPLLLITSYRASEARSSAFLVEFEQLLAGSTWQMARSELRLEPLPPEVSAQLAMRRLGTSSLEARTRAEHIARESRGNPLFIEELARAPITEAARGTGVSGAVSLGDVLRRRLHGLPEEARHLLELLAVSGRPTSEEVLVEALGNSGSALSSLILLRAHNLLRFHLGGHTRLEISHDRIRENVVGQLGASELTTRHRRLAEVLETRAEADPEQLAVHFHGAGEPRKAALHALRAAERAQQALAFHRAAELFGAAIDWSGGAPEPALGTLGSLKRRRAEALANAGRCREAAPLFLEVAGLGGAPEEVLDNQRRATESYMLGGQIDEGLALVRPMLSQVKLAYGDTHRGALANMLWHRSRLQRRGTTFQERPALAIAPERLHRVDLGWSLGKAMANVEWIRASGFQLQSLRLALECGEASRIARSLIAFGPVMVWEGSHAALEKGSRYLLEGAAIAERLQQPALIGFAEVYQAACSLVRGEFASGRAHVDKGMRLLQQHGVDVIWELNVGRSLGCNLHDAQRSMHGLGLRASEWHRTATELGDSFSRVMSSFYSAFCLVARDEPDNARELVDEAISGWSRTGAIQQYHAFLRTSQADLYQGKPESAWARLEKTWPMLTAAQIFRGQPSRIESHALRAQLALAMAAEAPGRRPELLRQVEEDALQLEKEIRKDCPFLAQLLRAGVARQRGQPEQALVHLSSAIEGYRALGMPNLEACARWWKGELVGGEEGRALVQEATTLLTADGIHRPRQWAAMVLPGCAP, encoded by the coding sequence ATGGTAGCCTGCCCGCCTTCACGACAGCGGTTCAGGAGACGAACGATGCTGTTGCAGACGAAGTCCTCGTTTCAAGGGAGCAGCCGGTTCGAGCTCCGTCGCCCCTTGGGTTCGGGAGCTTTTGGCTCCGTGTATGAGGTCTGGGACAGCCATTACAACACCGTGGTGGCCCTCAAGCTGCTCCACGAGACCCGCCCGTCCGCCGTCTTTCGCTTCAAGCACGAGTTCCGGCTGCTCGCGAACCTGGTGCACCCCAACCTGGTCACCCTCTACGAACTCCACTCCGAGGGAGACCAATGGTTCTTCACCATGGAGTACATCGAGGGGCGCCACTTCAACGCCTACGTCTCCAATACGAGCGACGCCCGGGCCAACATCAGCAACCCCCTGCTGTTGTCACTCAAGCCCGAGGTCACGGCGCTGTCGGAGGCTCCCACGGAGACCCAGCAACGCCTCTCCGCATCCTCCAGCGACGAAACCGTCAGCCTCGTGCAGCCAGCGGCCGTCGCGTCCTCCTCTTCGTCCTCCGCCCAGCAGGAGCCCCGGTCCGAGCCCGGCACCTTCACCGGAGATCCCGAGCGCCTGCGCTCCGTCTTCTTCCACCTCGTCCAGGGCGTCCACACCCTGCATACCCAGGGGATCGTCCACCGCGACCTCAAGCCTTCCAACGTCATCGTCACCTCGAGCGGCCGTGTGGTGGTGCTCGACTTCGGGTTGGCCAAGGAGCTCGCGCCGGCCCCGCTGGACACCACCCCCGAGGAGTTGGCGGGCTCCCCGCCCTACATGGCACCCGAACAATGGTCCGGGGAGCAGGCCTCGCCGGCGAGCGACTGGTACAGCCTGGGGGTGATGCTCTTCGAGGCGCTCGTGGGCAGGCGGCCCTTCCAGGGCCAGGTGCACGAACGCCTCGCGCAACAGCGGGTGGGCGCTTCGCGTCCCTCCACCCTGCTGCAAGGCATTCCCCCGGATCTGGACGAGCTCTGCGTGCGTCTGCTCGACCCGGATCCCAGCCGCCGTCCCGGCCATGCCGAGCTGGTGGCGATCCTCCAACCCCAGGGGGGAGACACCCAGCCGGGCGTGCGCGCCACCTACTCCGGGCAGGAGTTGATCGGCCGCGAGGCCGAGCTGAAGCTGTTGACGGAGGCGTTCCAGCGGACCGAGGCGGGGACGCTCTCCCTCGTGAAGCTGGAAGGTGAGCCCGGCATCGGGAAGAGTACCCTCCTGCGTCACTTCACCCACTCGCTGCACGCGCGCGGCGCCGTGGTCCTGTTCGGGCGCTGCTACGAGCGCGAGTCCGTGCCGTACAAGGCCCTGGACGACTTGATGGACTCGCTGGGGCGTTACCTGCTGCAACTGCCGCGGGAGCAGGCCCGGGAGCTCATTCCCCCGCGGATGCACGAACTCACACGCCTGTTCCCGGTGCTGGTGCTGAGCGCGGAGCTGCAGCCAGAGACGCCGCCCGCGGCCCCTCCCGCGGAGCCATTCCAGGCACGCCAGCTCGCGGTGTCCGTGCTCCAGGAGTTGCTGCTCCGGATCTCCCAGCACGCGCGGGTGGTGCTCTGCCTGGACGATCTGCAGTGGGGCGACGTGGACAGTGCGCGCTTCCTGGCCGAGCTGCTGTCGCCGCCCGGGGCGCCTCCGCTGCTGCTCATCACGAGCTACCGCGCCAGCGAGGCCCGGAGCAGTGCCTTCCTCGTCGAGTTCGAGCAACTGCTGGCGGGCTCCACCTGGCAGATGGCCCGGAGCGAGCTGCGGCTCGAGCCCCTGCCGCCGGAGGTCTCCGCGCAGCTCGCGATGCGTCGCCTGGGGACCTCGTCCCTCGAGGCCCGGACGCGGGCCGAACACATCGCCCGTGAGTCGCGGGGCAACCCCCTCTTCATCGAGGAGCTCGCCCGTGCTCCCATCACCGAGGCGGCCCGGGGGACGGGGGTCTCCGGGGCCGTCTCGCTCGGGGACGTCCTCCGGCGGCGCCTCCACGGCCTGCCCGAGGAGGCCCGCCATCTGCTGGAGTTGCTCGCGGTCTCCGGGCGGCCCACCAGCGAGGAAGTGCTCGTCGAGGCGTTGGGGAACTCGGGCTCGGCCCTGTCCTCGCTCATCCTGCTGCGGGCCCACAACCTGCTGCGCTTCCACCTGGGTGGGCACACCCGCCTGGAAATCTCCCACGATCGGATTCGAGAGAACGTGGTGGGGCAGCTGGGCGCCTCGGAGCTGACCACGCGTCACCGCCGGCTGGCCGAGGTGCTGGAGACGCGTGCCGAAGCGGATCCCGAGCAACTGGCGGTGCACTTCCATGGGGCGGGGGAGCCGCGCAAGGCGGCCCTCCATGCCCTGCGCGCGGCCGAGCGCGCCCAGCAGGCGCTCGCCTTCCATCGCGCGGCGGAGCTCTTCGGGGCGGCGATCGACTGGAGCGGCGGCGCACCGGAGCCCGCGCTCGGGACCCTGGGCTCGCTGAAGCGGCGCCGCGCGGAGGCGCTCGCCAATGCCGGCCGGTGTCGCGAAGCCGCGCCCCTGTTCCTCGAGGTGGCGGGCCTGGGTGGCGCCCCCGAGGAGGTGCTGGACAACCAGCGCCGCGCCACCGAGAGCTACATGCTGGGCGGCCAGATCGACGAGGGTCTGGCGCTGGTACGGCCGATGCTCTCCCAGGTGAAGCTCGCCTACGGGGACACCCATCGAGGCGCGCTGGCGAACATGCTGTGGCACAGGAGCCGGCTCCAGCGCAGGGGGACGACATTCCAGGAGCGGCCCGCCCTGGCGATTGCGCCCGAGCGTCTCCACCGGGTGGACCTGGGCTGGTCGCTCGGCAAGGCGATGGCGAACGTGGAGTGGATCCGCGCCTCGGGCTTCCAGCTCCAGAGCCTGCGGCTGGCACTGGAGTGCGGAGAGGCCTCCCGCATCGCCCGCTCGCTCATCGCCTTCGGTCCCGTCATGGTGTGGGAGGGCAGCCACGCGGCCCTGGAGAAGGGGTCCCGCTACCTCTTGGAGGGGGCGGCCATCGCCGAGCGGCTCCAGCAGCCCGCCCTGATTGGCTTCGCCGAGGTGTATCAGGCGGCGTGTTCGCTGGTGCGGGGAGAGTTCGCCAGCGGGCGGGCCCATGTCGACAAGGGAATGCGGCTGCTGCAACAGCACGGGGTGGATGTCATCTGGGAGCTCAACGTCGGGCGCAGTCTGGGCTGCAACCTGCACGATGCGCAGCGGAGCATGCACGGGCTGGGGCTGCGTGCGTCGGAGTGGCACCGCACCGCCACCGAGCTCGGCGATTCCTTCTCCCGGGTGATGTCTTCCTTCTACTCGGCCTTCTGCCTCGTCGCCCGGGATGAGCCGGACAACGCCCGCGAGCTCGTGGACGAGGCCATCTCCGGCTGGTCCCGGACGGGGGCCATCCAGCAGTACCACGCGTTCCTGAGGACCTCTCAAGCGGACCTCTATCAAGGCAAGCCGGAGAGTGCCTGGGCGCGGCTGGAGAAGACCTGGCCCATGCTCACCGCCGCGCAGATCTTCCGTGGCCAGCCCAGCCGGATCGAGAGCCATGCCCTGCGCGCCCAGCTCGCGCTGGCGATGGCGGCCGAGGCGCCAGGGCGCCGGCCGGAGCTGCTCCGGCAGGTCGAGGAGGATGCGCTCCAACTGGAGAAGGAGATTCGCAAGGACTGCCCCTTCCTCGCCCAGCTTCTTCGCGCGGGAGTGGCCCGGCAGCGGGGGCAGCCCGAGCAGGCACTCGTGCACCTGTCCTCGGCCATCGAGGGGTACCGGGCCCTGGGAATGCCCAACCTCGAGGCGTGTGCACGCTGGTGGAAGGGCGAGCTGGTGGGCGGAGAGGAAGGCCGTGCGCTCGTGCAAGAGGCCACCACCCTGCTCACGGCGGACGGCATCCATCGCCCGCGCCAGTGGGCGGCGATGGTGCTCCCCGGTTGTGCGCCGTAG
- a CDS encoding amidohydrolase has translation MSPPSFSFRVLPSPRLLLAAAALLLPAPVLADPLAEQIKADLPGLLALYRDLHAHPELSLQEKATSARLATEVKKLGFTVTPGVGGHGVVAVLENGPGPVLLVRTDLDGLPVEEATGLPYASQVKAVTREGAQTRVMHACGHDLHMTAWVGTARRLAALKARWSGTLVMIGQPAEEVGVGARAMLADGLYTRFPKPQFTLALHDVADLPAGTVGYSRGHMSANVDSVDILVKGVGGHGASPHTTRDPIVLASRIVGTLQTLVSRELAPQETAVVTVGSFLAGSKHNIIPSEARLQLTVRSYSAETRRHLLEGIARIARGEAIAAGLPEDHMPVVTTKEEEFYPSVFNTGPLTDRLVDAWTRRFGAERVVEVPPTTGGEDFSRYSLSDKSIQSMLFVVGGVPQARWDAAGGDPTKLPSLHSPRWAPDAEPTLQTAIEAMSTAALDILTKK, from the coding sequence ATGAGCCCTCCTTCCTTTTCCTTCCGTGTACTCCCCTCCCCCCGCCTCCTGCTCGCCGCCGCGGCGCTGCTGCTTCCCGCGCCCGTCCTCGCTGATCCGCTCGCGGAACAGATCAAGGCCGACCTGCCGGGCCTGCTCGCGCTCTACCGCGACCTGCATGCCCATCCCGAACTGAGCCTCCAGGAGAAGGCGACCTCGGCCCGGCTCGCCACGGAGGTGAAGAAGCTCGGCTTCACCGTGACTCCCGGGGTGGGGGGCCATGGCGTGGTGGCGGTGCTCGAGAACGGACCCGGCCCGGTGCTCCTGGTGCGCACCGATCTGGACGGGCTCCCCGTCGAGGAGGCCACGGGGCTGCCCTACGCCAGCCAGGTGAAGGCCGTCACGCGCGAGGGCGCGCAGACGCGGGTGATGCATGCCTGTGGCCATGATCTCCACATGACGGCCTGGGTGGGCACCGCGCGCCGTCTGGCCGCCCTGAAGGCTCGCTGGTCCGGCACGCTCGTCATGATCGGACAGCCGGCGGAGGAGGTGGGGGTGGGGGCCCGGGCCATGCTGGCGGACGGGCTCTACACGCGCTTTCCCAAACCCCAGTTCACGCTCGCCCTCCACGACGTCGCGGATCTTCCCGCGGGCACCGTGGGCTACTCGCGGGGCCACATGTCGGCGAACGTCGACTCCGTCGACATCCTGGTGAAGGGCGTGGGAGGCCATGGTGCCTCGCCCCATACGACGCGGGATCCCATCGTCCTCGCCTCGCGCATCGTCGGGACGCTCCAGACACTCGTCAGCCGGGAACTCGCGCCCCAGGAGACGGCGGTGGTGACCGTGGGCAGCTTCCTCGCGGGGAGCAAACACAACATCATCCCCAGCGAGGCCCGGCTCCAGCTCACCGTGCGCAGCTACTCGGCGGAGACGCGCCGCCATCTGCTCGAGGGCATCGCCCGGATCGCGCGCGGCGAGGCCATCGCCGCCGGCCTCCCCGAGGACCACATGCCCGTCGTGACGACGAAGGAGGAGGAGTTCTATCCCTCCGTCTTCAACACCGGGCCCCTGACGGATCGGCTCGTCGACGCCTGGACCCGGCGCTTCGGCGCGGAGCGCGTGGTGGAGGTGCCGCCCACCACCGGAGGGGAGGACTTCAGCCGCTATTCCCTGTCCGACAAGTCCATCCAGAGCATGCTCTTCGTGGTGGGCGGCGTCCCACAGGCCCGGTGGGACGCGGCCGGAGGAGACCCCACGAAGCTGCCCTCGCTCCACAGCCCCCGGTGGGCCCCCGATGCCGAGCCCACCCTCCAGACCGCCATCGAGGCGATGAGCACCGCCGCGCTCGATATCCTGACGAAGAAGTGA
- a CDS encoding type II toxin-antitoxin system death-on-curing family toxin — protein MSPVFLTLEDVLEIHHVQLERYGGPPGLREPGLLESALAQPMATFAGEFIHPDLFTMAAAYLFHLVSNHPFVDGNKRIGLLAALVFLDLNGVSIVTSSDALYDLTMEVAQGQAGKERVASRLRQLAGED, from the coding sequence ATGAGCCCGGTCTTCCTCACTCTCGAGGATGTACTCGAGATTCATCACGTCCAGCTCGAGCGGTACGGTGGACCTCCAGGACTACGCGAGCCGGGCCTCCTCGAATCCGCGCTCGCACAGCCGATGGCGACCTTTGCTGGTGAGTTCATCCACCCGGATCTGTTCACCATGGCGGCCGCGTACCTCTTCCATCTCGTCTCGAACCATCCGTTCGTGGACGGGAACAAGCGGATCGGCCTTCTCGCCGCCCTCGTCTTCCTCGACCTGAACGGCGTGTCCATCGTCACCTCCTCGGACGCGCTCTATGACCTCACGATGGAGGTCGCGCAGGGACAAGCAGGCAAGGAACGGGTGGCCTCCAGGCTCCGGCAGCTCGCAGGAGAAGACTGA
- a CDS encoding AbrB/MazE/SpoVT family DNA-binding domain-containing protein, which yields MRKTLTTIGNSLGLIIDRPILELLHIDKDTPLEIETDGKSLIIRPVTPEARKSQVRDATKRMMDAHDETLRKLAK from the coding sequence ATGCGGAAGACCCTGACGACCATCGGTAACAGCCTCGGACTCATCATCGACCGTCCGATTCTCGAGCTTCTTCACATCGACAAGGACACGCCCCTGGAGATCGAGACCGATGGGAAGTCACTCATCATCCGCCCCGTCACTCCCGAGGCGCGGAAGAGCCAGGTGCGTGACGCGACGAAGCGGATGATGGACGCTCATGACGAGACCCTGCGCAAGTTGGCGAAATGA